In the Thauera sedimentorum genome, one interval contains:
- a CDS encoding fumarylacetoacetate hydrolase family protein, with translation MSQTQYLFTPPPVYSLPVRGLQARYPVNRIFCVGRNYHAHAVEMGVPVDKANAQPFYFTKAASTLVESGATVPYPTGTSNYHHEMELVVAIGAPGFRVTESDAASLIYGYAAGLDMTRRDLQLVAREQGRPWDLGKDFELSAVCAEIVPIGELDILGSGAIRLEVNGEPRQSADLSQLIWSIPELIADLSKFYHLQPGDLIYTGTPEGVGAVKPGDRLAGHIDRVGGIALTIGAAE, from the coding sequence CCCGGTGTACTCCCTGCCGGTGCGCGGCCTGCAAGCGCGCTACCCGGTCAATCGCATCTTCTGCGTGGGCCGCAACTACCACGCCCACGCGGTGGAGATGGGCGTGCCGGTCGACAAGGCCAATGCGCAGCCCTTCTACTTCACCAAGGCTGCTTCCACGCTGGTCGAATCCGGCGCCACCGTGCCGTACCCCACCGGCACCAGCAATTACCACCACGAGATGGAGCTGGTGGTCGCCATCGGCGCGCCGGGTTTCCGCGTCACCGAATCCGATGCCGCCAGCCTGATCTACGGCTACGCCGCCGGCCTGGACATGACCCGCCGCGACCTGCAGCTGGTGGCCCGCGAGCAGGGCCGGCCCTGGGATCTGGGCAAGGACTTCGAGCTGTCCGCAGTATGTGCCGAGATCGTCCCGATCGGCGAGCTGGACATCCTCGGCAGCGGGGCGATCCGTCTGGAGGTGAATGGCGAACCCCGCCAGTCGGCCGACCTGTCGCAGCTGATCTGGAGCATCCCCGAGCTGATCGCCGACCTGTCGAAGTTCTACCACCTGCAGCCCGGCGACCTGATCTACACCGGCACCCCGGAAGGCGTGGGCGCGGTCAAGCCGGGCGACCGCCTGGCCGGCCACATCGACCGCGTCGGCGGGATCGCGCTGACCATCGGCGCGGCCGAATAA